A stretch of Methylogaea oryzae DNA encodes these proteins:
- a CDS encoding glycosyltransferase — protein sequence MKPTWSVIVCSIDAGKFAQISQCYERLLAERRFEIIAIHDAKSLSEGYNRGIAAAQGDIVVFSHDDILILDTEFAAKVERRLDGDFDLLGFAGGTQLEDGYWWAAGPEYMRGAVAHAVAKDRHLSLHVYGATGANVEPVVMLDGLCLIANRKTVETVAFDAETFDGFHHYDVDFSWSAHCRGLRLGAMTDVPVIHMSGGIFGSDWKHYRARFWDKYADILPSPRPSPMPEPRATEARTAMFESPYSLLQAWRPEYLRRATIAMLRLRHE from the coding sequence ATGAAGCCGACCTGGTCCGTAATTGTTTGCAGTATCGATGCCGGCAAATTTGCGCAGATCAGCCAATGTTACGAGCGACTGCTGGCGGAACGGCGATTCGAAATCATCGCCATCCACGACGCGAAATCCCTGTCCGAAGGCTACAACCGGGGCATCGCCGCCGCTCAAGGCGATATCGTGGTGTTTTCCCACGACGATATTCTGATACTGGATACGGAGTTCGCCGCCAAAGTGGAACGGCGACTGGACGGCGACTTCGACTTGCTCGGTTTCGCCGGCGGCACCCAATTGGAGGACGGCTATTGGTGGGCGGCGGGACCGGAGTATATGCGCGGCGCAGTCGCCCATGCGGTCGCCAAAGACCGGCATTTGTCGCTACACGTTTATGGCGCCACCGGCGCGAACGTGGAACCGGTCGTGATGCTCGACGGACTTTGCCTGATCGCCAACCGCAAGACGGTGGAGACGGTAGCCTTCGATGCCGAAACATTCGACGGTTTTCACCATTACGACGTTGACTTCAGCTGGTCGGCCCACTGCCGCGGCCTACGCCTGGGCGCCATGACCGATGTGCCCGTCATCCACATGTCCGGCGGCATATTCGGTTCCGATTGGAAGCATTACCGAGCGCGCTTCTGGGACAAATACGCGGATATATTGCCGTCCCCGCGCCCTTCGCCCATGCCGGAACCCCGCGCCACGGAAGCCCGCACGGCCATGTTCGAAAGCCCCTATTCCCTGCTCCAAGCGTGGCGGCCCGAATACTTGCGGCGAGCCACCATAGCCATGTTGCGATTACGCCATGAGTAA
- the fliT gene encoding flagellar protein FliT has translation MAEESALSERVGRVLELSSRALALASGEESGQWEALAEVVAERQSAIESVFALPLVESDFPKVREMAESIRETDAEIFLLVKQKKQSIAQQSVALALGQLARSAYLASENDNL, from the coding sequence GTGGCAGAGGAAAGCGCACTAAGCGAACGGGTTGGCCGTGTGCTTGAGCTCAGTTCGCGAGCGTTGGCGCTGGCGTCGGGCGAGGAGAGCGGGCAATGGGAAGCATTGGCCGAAGTGGTTGCCGAGCGGCAAAGCGCTATCGAATCGGTTTTTGCGTTGCCGTTGGTTGAGTCCGATTTCCCCAAAGTTAGAGAAATGGCGGAATCGATACGCGAAACCGATGCGGAAATATTTCTGCTGGTGAAGCAAAAAAAACAATCGATAGCTCAACAGTCCGTGGCGCTTGCTTTGGGGCAACTTGCCCGCTCCGCCTACTTGGCGAGCGAAAACGACAATCTTTAG
- a CDS encoding flagellar protein FlaG — MNALTVGTSSAVSVTSSANTRVRTNGASEGEASSDDRGVGGNQPASAQKGGQATDVGALRDLVHKANAVIDAVGSGLRFRIDDATGSVVVKVVDQASGDVIRQIPSEDMLALKQRLEGLDAASKSQKGLIVAGKV, encoded by the coding sequence ATGAATGCGCTAACTGTAGGTACGTCATCGGCTGTGTCGGTCACTAGTAGTGCCAATACGCGCGTTCGTACGAATGGGGCGTCGGAGGGCGAAGCATCATCGGATGATCGAGGTGTAGGAGGTAACCAGCCTGCTTCTGCGCAAAAAGGCGGACAGGCTACGGATGTCGGCGCGCTTCGCGATTTGGTTCATAAGGCCAACGCGGTCATTGATGCCGTGGGAAGCGGGTTGCGTTTTCGCATTGACGACGCCACGGGTTCGGTGGTGGTCAAAGTGGTTGATCAGGCGAGCGGGGATGTTATCCGGCAGATTCCCAGCGAAGACATGCTGGCTTTGAAACAGCGTCTCGAAGGGCTGGATGCCGCATCCAAAAGCCAAAAAGGCTTGATTGTTGCCGGTAAGGTCTGA
- a CDS encoding tetratricopeptide repeat protein: MSKKKHPTRPQKPNIAESSAQAQALSAQGRWQEACRAWRNVVRQDGRNADAQANYGLALAHAGQTAEAVEAYGAALQLGLPEDEVLVGWGIAFGLREQYGIAQENFENAVARNPSNLRAWSNLVLVYVRLGLTQRALEAAEHVLAIDPDDATTLSSLGTLCKDSALPDQAIAWFRRAVAVKPNDLTDHSNLMWAMLHSDTVSPGDIVAEGRHFESRVLQQAAAAPPRQPPTSTSTSTKDGKLRIGWVSGDLRNHAVGLFVIPMLELFDGERFESIVYSNSHVRDEMSQRAQAAVSLWRDVADLDDAQLADAIRRDRVDILVDLAGHTAGNRLAAFARKPAPIQVTWLGYPGTSGLSAMDYILVPPDPVLTSGNWCVETPIALPDCYCARDPSQIPNRSLRNQKDAVTFGCLNNFSKVSPSAVETWANILGKVADSRLVLVAMGGNDRELVEDIRNRFGAFGIDSNRIIIRGRMSRTDYFSAYNDIDLALDPFPFNGGTTGVDSLCMGTPFVTLEGQALHSRMGANLLRAVGLHKLIAATREDYEKKAVALAENGEALTRLKNELREKMTDNPLMEVRRFVRGLEEVFQRMTPT; the protein is encoded by the coding sequence ATGAGTAAAAAAAAGCACCCGACACGGCCGCAAAAGCCAAACATCGCCGAGTCGTCGGCACAGGCTCAAGCGCTCTCCGCCCAGGGACGCTGGCAGGAAGCCTGCCGGGCATGGCGGAACGTGGTACGCCAGGATGGGCGCAACGCCGATGCGCAAGCCAATTACGGACTGGCGCTGGCCCATGCCGGCCAAACGGCGGAAGCGGTGGAGGCTTACGGCGCGGCGCTGCAACTAGGCTTACCCGAAGACGAGGTACTGGTGGGCTGGGGTATTGCTTTCGGCCTGCGGGAACAGTACGGCATCGCCCAGGAAAACTTTGAAAACGCCGTGGCGCGCAACCCGAGCAACCTGCGCGCCTGGAGCAATCTGGTGTTGGTCTATGTGCGTCTCGGACTAACGCAACGGGCGTTGGAAGCGGCCGAACACGTATTGGCCATCGATCCTGACGACGCCACCACTTTGAGCAGCCTGGGAACCCTGTGTAAGGACAGCGCATTACCGGATCAGGCGATTGCTTGGTTTCGCCGCGCCGTGGCAGTCAAACCCAACGATCTCACCGACCATTCCAACCTCATGTGGGCCATGCTGCATTCCGATACAGTATCGCCCGGGGACATCGTTGCCGAAGGCCGCCACTTCGAAAGCCGTGTTCTTCAACAAGCGGCCGCCGCTCCGCCCCGGCAGCCGCCGACGTCGACGTCGACGTCGACGAAGGACGGCAAGCTGCGCATCGGCTGGGTCAGCGGCGACTTACGGAACCATGCGGTCGGCCTATTCGTCATCCCGATGTTGGAACTGTTCGACGGCGAACGATTCGAATCGATCGTATATTCCAACAGCCACGTCCGCGACGAAATGTCCCAACGGGCGCAAGCCGCAGTCTCGCTCTGGCGAGATGTCGCCGATCTCGACGACGCCCAGTTGGCGGACGCCATACGCCGCGATCGCGTGGACATCCTGGTGGATTTGGCCGGGCACACGGCGGGGAATCGCCTAGCCGCCTTCGCGCGGAAGCCTGCGCCGATACAGGTCACTTGGCTGGGTTATCCCGGCACCAGCGGCCTTAGCGCAATGGACTACATTTTGGTTCCGCCAGACCCCGTGTTGACGTCCGGCAATTGGTGCGTTGAAACCCCGATCGCTTTGCCCGACTGCTATTGCGCACGCGATCCGTCGCAAATCCCGAATCGGTCGCTTCGCAACCAGAAGGACGCGGTAACTTTCGGCTGTTTGAACAACTTCTCCAAGGTCAGCCCGTCCGCGGTGGAAACCTGGGCCAATATTTTGGGCAAGGTCGCCGATTCGCGCCTCGTACTCGTAGCCATGGGCGGCAACGACCGGGAACTGGTTGAAGATATACGAAACCGCTTCGGCGCCTTTGGCATAGACAGCAACCGCATCATCATCCGCGGCAGAATGTCGCGAACGGATTACTTTTCCGCCTATAACGACATTGACTTGGCGCTGGATCCGTTTCCGTTCAACGGCGGGACCACCGGCGTCGATTCGCTATGCATGGGCACCCCCTTCGTAACGCTGGAAGGACAAGCGCTGCACTCCAGAATGGGCGCCAACTTATTGCGAGCAGTCGGCTTGCATAAGCTAATCGCCGCTACGCGGGAGGACTACGAGAAAAAAGCCGTTGCGCTTGCCGAAAACGGCGAGGCGCTAACACGACTTAAAAATGAGCTGAGGGAGAAAATGACCGACAACCCGCTGATGGAGGTGCGAAGGTTTGTCAGAGGACTTGAAGAAGTTTTCCAGCGTATGACGCCGACTTGA
- the fliS gene encoding flagellar export chaperone FliS — MYAMSRNLTNPYADAYVQTSVQEASPHRLIHMLMEGFLGRVAAAKGAIERGDIALKGESITKAIAIVGGLDDCLDMEKGGELASNLRALYVYMGERLLDANIKNDVAILDEVSRLMREIKSGWESIPEEFRNGVSA; from the coding sequence ATGTACGCTATGTCTAGAAATTTAACGAATCCATACGCTGATGCTTACGTTCAGACCAGTGTGCAGGAGGCGTCCCCGCATCGCTTGATTCATATGCTCATGGAAGGTTTTTTGGGGAGGGTCGCCGCCGCCAAGGGTGCGATCGAGCGGGGTGACATCGCCTTGAAAGGGGAGAGCATCACCAAGGCGATCGCAATCGTGGGTGGGCTCGATGATTGCCTGGACATGGAGAAAGGCGGGGAGTTGGCCAGTAATCTTCGGGCGCTTTATGTTTACATGGGCGAGCGTTTGCTGGATGCCAACATCAAGAACGACGTAGCTATTCTGGATGAGGTTTCCCGGCTGATGCGGGAAATCAAAAGCGGATGGGAATCTATTCCAGAAGAATTTCGTAACGGTGTTTCAGCCTAG
- a CDS encoding flagellin: MSVINTNMMSLNTRRNLEQSQSSLATTMERLSSGLRVNSAKDDAAGLAIAARLSSQINGMNVAMRNANDGISMAQTAEGAMSNLGDMLQRMRDLGIQSMNGSNASGDRANLNTEFKQLASELQRVINSTTFNGNAILNGKAYSTTSVVVFQVGADAMANNKISIRMSNLSNGKMKSVFSGGTISKVSAASAYVKAIDSAITQVTTLRAKLGAVQNRLTNTITGLRIATENQSAARSRIMDADFASETSNLSRSQILQQAGTAMLSQANSAPQQVLSLLR; this comes from the coding sequence ATGTCCGTAATTAACACCAACATGATGTCCCTGAACACTCGGCGCAATCTGGAGCAATCCCAGTCGAGTTTGGCAACGACCATGGAGCGTTTGTCTTCGGGTCTGCGCGTGAACAGCGCGAAGGACGACGCGGCAGGCTTGGCTATCGCCGCGCGCCTGAGCTCTCAAATCAACGGCATGAACGTCGCCATGCGCAACGCTAACGACGGCATTTCTATGGCGCAAACGGCGGAAGGCGCGATGAGCAACCTGGGCGACATGCTGCAGCGCATGCGCGACCTGGGCATCCAGTCCATGAACGGCAGCAACGCCTCCGGTGACCGGGCCAACTTGAATACGGAGTTCAAGCAGCTGGCGTCGGAACTGCAACGCGTGATCAACTCCACCACCTTCAACGGCAACGCGATTCTGAACGGTAAAGCGTACAGCACCACCTCCGTGGTTGTTTTCCAGGTGGGCGCAGACGCTATGGCCAACAACAAGATCTCCATCCGGATGAGTAACTTGTCGAACGGCAAGATGAAGTCGGTGTTCTCGGGTGGCACGATTTCGAAGGTTTCGGCGGCCAGTGCCTATGTCAAAGCCATCGATAGCGCCATCACGCAGGTGACCACGCTTCGCGCAAAACTGGGCGCCGTGCAGAACCGACTGACGAACACCATCACGGGTTTGCGTATCGCCACGGAAAACCAGTCGGCCGCCCGTTCCCGTATCATGGACGCCGACTTCGCATCGGAAACGTCGAACCTGAGCCGTTCGCAGATTCTGCAGCAGGCCGGTACGGCGATGCTATCCCAGGCGAACTCCGCACCGCAGCAGGTGTTGAGCTTGCTCAGATAA
- a CDS encoding host attachment protein, translating into MAKIWILAAESSRAVIYAVESRVKPLKTVESFSHPEGRELEQDMISDRPGRAFDTTGLGGRHAMGKEVDPKRHEAQVFAKRLADRLDHGRTQGDFDQLMLVAPPAFLGLLRESLNDQTLKLVSQSVDKNLVQAGEQSIRDNLFA; encoded by the coding sequence ATGGCAAAAATCTGGATTCTCGCAGCGGAAAGCAGTCGTGCCGTTATTTACGCGGTGGAGTCGCGCGTTAAACCTTTGAAGACGGTTGAAAGTTTTTCCCATCCGGAAGGCAGGGAGCTGGAGCAAGATATGATCTCCGATCGTCCGGGGCGCGCCTTCGACACAACCGGATTGGGCGGACGTCATGCCATGGGAAAGGAAGTTGACCCGAAGCGCCATGAGGCTCAGGTCTTCGCCAAGCGCCTGGCTGACCGGTTGGATCACGGGCGTACTCAAGGCGATTTCGATCAGCTGATGTTGGTTGCTCCCCCGGCGTTTCTCGGGTTGCTGCGTGAAAGCCTCAACGATCAGACGCTCAAGTTGGTGAGCCAGTCTGTGGATAAAAATCTGGTGCAGGCGGGGGAGCAGTCTATTCGCGACAATTTGTTTGCCTAG
- a CDS encoding rhamnan synthesis F family protein yields MSKPPDTAVILHLYYTELWEEIREYLNNLDRFDLYVSVTDKADKSVLARITQAFPQARIVKVENRGRDVAPFMRIFADISSRYEYVCKIHSKKSTHYSGGTRWRQRLYDELLGSKARVAEIKQAFAADESLGLVGPAGFAYTANDHALPLYQDILVYLASGIGLNLTSFCYSFFAGSMFWFRAAALAPLLRLGITQDMFEEEKGQTDATLAHVLERFFPLAALAGGYRAIDTGEFSPLPEEPANAASNGTPPPDHGAMDAAIELFQKGLLSDAYNAFSAIPAGSPDHPTALAYLGLVALAARFFDDAEVLFGNAIAQSPDPAAMREFIGRQCLELGHTEKAEHHLGAAIAAQPKRLSAHLALCEALRRQHRQEEALQSLRTAFGAKHPDIQACCAELARDLGDLETEYAICREQARSAELQGRALELMAWRDDTRAADLLKEARRFAASHYPAPKAALPLGRRKRLRIGFVIGELASDTARSRLEPLLLRLDPKRFDTVVFVKSARLDERSYTSETAHRMHLIADYWQVLIQLDPDSAAKVIRESQTDILVNLEGYACPSTLEALVKRAAPIQINWSAPPLTCALANVDYIVGDPSIAADGQQEPANNEPNLLLAWPYAAYDLPEIRQTLPQRGQANAPFTFGCLVPIHFMSPQTLSAWRDILEKNPGTRLLLNTGGSGAAARRHAERKLADDGIAPERLCWVSATDGPGYYEGWRQIHLGLCPLTGDSSYIALLGARMGVPSVAGSGTTPWGAIPALTLQRLGLEAFVAPSAENYVELATRWAGQRDKLNTLRETLGERVMQSPLTDTQGFAEAFGAALEAIWLKKGGSLENRA; encoded by the coding sequence ATGTCCAAGCCCCCCGACACCGCCGTCATCCTTCATCTCTATTACACCGAGCTGTGGGAAGAAATTCGCGAATATCTGAACAATCTCGATCGCTTCGATTTGTACGTGTCGGTGACGGATAAGGCCGATAAATCCGTGCTCGCCCGCATTACCCAAGCCTTTCCCCAGGCCCGCATCGTCAAAGTCGAAAACCGCGGACGGGATGTCGCGCCCTTCATGAGAATTTTTGCCGATATTTCATCCCGTTACGAATACGTCTGCAAAATCCACTCGAAGAAATCCACCCATTACAGCGGCGGCACGCGCTGGCGACAACGGCTCTACGACGAACTGCTGGGATCGAAGGCGCGGGTGGCCGAAATCAAGCAGGCTTTCGCCGCCGACGAAAGCCTGGGATTAGTCGGTCCGGCGGGATTCGCCTACACCGCCAACGACCACGCGCTCCCCTTGTACCAGGACATACTGGTCTATTTGGCCAGCGGCATCGGTTTGAACCTGACGAGCTTTTGTTATTCATTTTTTGCCGGCTCCATGTTCTGGTTTAGGGCGGCCGCGCTCGCGCCGCTGTTGCGGCTAGGCATCACCCAGGACATGTTCGAAGAGGAAAAAGGCCAAACGGACGCTACCCTGGCCCATGTCCTCGAGCGCTTTTTTCCCTTGGCCGCCCTCGCCGGCGGCTACCGAGCCATCGACACCGGCGAGTTCAGCCCGCTGCCGGAAGAGCCGGCAAACGCCGCGTCGAACGGGACTCCGCCGCCGGACCACGGCGCAATGGACGCGGCCATCGAACTGTTCCAGAAAGGCTTGTTGAGCGATGCTTACAACGCGTTCAGCGCAATTCCGGCCGGCTCGCCCGATCATCCCACCGCCTTGGCCTACCTGGGGCTCGTCGCCCTGGCGGCGCGATTTTTCGACGACGCCGAAGTATTGTTCGGCAATGCCATCGCCCAATCGCCCGATCCGGCGGCGATGCGGGAATTCATCGGTCGGCAGTGCCTCGAGCTAGGCCATACGGAAAAAGCGGAACACCACCTTGGCGCGGCCATCGCCGCGCAACCCAAACGCTTGAGCGCCCATTTGGCACTGTGCGAAGCGCTACGGCGGCAACATCGCCAAGAAGAAGCGCTGCAATCGCTACGCACCGCTTTCGGCGCCAAACACCCGGACATACAGGCCTGTTGCGCTGAACTGGCCCGCGACCTGGGCGATCTGGAGACCGAATACGCCATCTGCCGGGAGCAGGCGCGCTCAGCGGAGTTGCAGGGCCGCGCCCTGGAATTGATGGCTTGGCGCGACGACACCCGTGCGGCGGACCTGCTCAAGGAGGCCCGCCGCTTTGCCGCCAGCCACTACCCGGCGCCGAAAGCCGCCCTGCCGCTTGGGCGGCGCAAGCGCCTGCGCATCGGCTTCGTCATCGGCGAGCTGGCTTCCGATACGGCCCGTTCTCGCCTCGAGCCCTTGCTGCTACGGCTGGATCCCAAGAGATTCGACACGGTCGTCTTCGTCAAAAGCGCCCGGCTCGACGAGCGCAGCTATACCTCGGAAACCGCCCATCGCATGCATCTGATCGCCGACTATTGGCAGGTGTTGATACAACTCGACCCGGATAGCGCCGCCAAGGTGATCCGGGAATCGCAGACGGACATCCTCGTCAATCTGGAAGGTTATGCTTGCCCTTCGACCCTGGAAGCCCTGGTGAAACGGGCCGCGCCGATCCAAATCAACTGGAGCGCGCCCCCCTTGACCTGCGCCTTGGCCAACGTCGATTACATTGTCGGCGATCCGAGCATCGCCGCCGACGGCCAGCAAGAACCCGCCAATAACGAACCGAACCTGCTGTTGGCCTGGCCTTACGCCGCCTACGACTTGCCGGAAATCCGCCAAACCTTGCCGCAGCGCGGCCAAGCAAACGCGCCATTCACTTTCGGCTGCCTGGTGCCAATCCATTTCATGTCACCCCAAACCCTATCGGCTTGGCGCGACATTCTGGAGAAAAATCCCGGCACCCGATTGCTGCTTAACACCGGCGGCAGCGGCGCGGCGGCCCGCCGCCACGCGGAGCGCAAGCTGGCCGACGACGGTATCGCGCCGGAGCGCTTGTGCTGGGTGTCCGCCACCGATGGCCCCGGCTATTACGAAGGCTGGCGCCAAATTCACCTTGGCCTTTGCCCGTTGACGGGCGACAGCAGTTACATCGCGCTGCTCGGAGCAAGAATGGGCGTGCCGAGCGTCGCCGGCTCCGGCACCACGCCCTGGGGCGCAATCCCCGCGCTAACGCTGCAACGGTTGGGCTTGGAAGCATTCGTCGCGCCATCGGCGGAAAATTACGTCGAACTGGCGACCCGCTGGGCCGGCCAACGGGACAAGCTGAACACGCTCCGCGAAACGCTAGGTGAACGCGTTATGCAGTCGCCCCTTACCGATACCCAAGGTTTTGCCGAAGCTTTCGGCGCGGCGCTGGAAGCCATCTGGCTTAAAAAAGGCGGCAGCTTGGAGAACAGGGCATGA
- a CDS encoding flagellin: MSVINTNMMSLNTRRNLEQSQSSLATTMERLSSGLRVNSAKDDAAGLAIAARLSSQINGMNVAMRNANDGISMAQTAEGAMSNLGDMLQRMRDLGIQSMNGSNASGDRANLNTEFKQLASELQRVINSTTFNGNAILNGKAYSTTSVVVFQVGADAMANNKISIRMSNLSNGKMKSVFSGGTISKVSAASAYVKAIDSAITQVTTLRAKLGAVQNRLTNTITGLRIATENQSAARSRIMDADFASETSNLSRSQILQQAGTAMLSQANSAPQQVLSLLR; this comes from the coding sequence ATGTCCGTAATTAACACCAACATGATGTCCCTGAACACTCGGCGCAATCTGGAGCAATCCCAGTCGAGTTTGGCAACGACCATGGAGCGTTTGTCTTCGGGTCTGCGCGTGAACAGCGCGAAGGACGACGCGGCAGGCTTGGCTATCGCCGCGCGCCTGAGCTCTCAAATCAACGGCATGAACGTCGCCATGCGCAACGCTAACGACGGCATTTCTATGGCGCAAACGGCGGAAGGCGCGATGAGCAACCTGGGCGACATGCTGCAGCGCATGCGCGACCTGGGCATCCAGTCCATGAACGGCAGCAACGCCTCCGGTGACCGGGCCAACTTGAATACGGAGTTCAAGCAGCTGGCGTCGGAACTGCAACGCGTGATCAACTCCACCACCTTCAACGGCAACGCGATTCTGAACGGTAAAGCGTACAGCACCACCTCCGTGGTTGTTTTCCAGGTGGGCGCAGACGCTATGGCCAACAACAAGATCTCCATCCGGATGAGTAACTTGTCGAACGGCAAGATGAAGTCGGTGTTCTCGGGTGGCACGATTTCGAAGGTTTCGGCGGCCAGTGCCTATGTCAAAGCCATCGATAGCGCCATCACGCAGGTGACCACGCTTCGCGCAAAACTGGGCGCCGTGCAGAACCGACTGACGAACACCATCACGGGTTTGCGTATCGCCACGGAAAACCAGTCGGCCGCCCGTTCCCGTATCATGGACGCCGACTTCGCATCGGAAACGTCGAACCTGAGCCGTTCGCAGATTCTGCAGCAGGCCGGTACGGCGATGCTATCCCAGGCGAACTCCGCACCGCAGCAGGTGTTGAGCTTGCTCAGATAG
- the fliD gene encoding flagellar filament capping protein FliD encodes MAITSGIGVGSGLDIGSIVQKLVTLEGQPATDQLNARQSAAQTRLSALGTLKGALSSFQTAVQSLKSSSTFSALAATSSNTALFTATANSSAVAANYSIGITQLAQAQRQTSASHATAATFGVAGDTLNIAVGGVGVNVTLGADTTLSGIAAAVNGTANIGVTASVINDGAGNSYLSFTSKSTGSANTVSVSATTADPNLTALAGELSVANGSLPVAQQAQNASFTVNGVTATSSSNTVTGVIPGVTLTLNSVGAAAATPNLNVAVDQTAINKKVDDFVAAYNSLQQVTKNLGNYDSSTKQGGPLVGDSTLRSIVGQVRSDATGVVSSVSAGSNYNSLAMLGIQVDRYGVMSVDKTKLAAAVTANSNALSDVFSSSNGVAVRLDSRISSYVQAGGFLDTQTTGLNKTLRDVSQGRLDLQNRLDAFQASLQKQFTAMDVAVGTMNSTSSWLSSALSKL; translated from the coding sequence ATGGCTATTACATCAGGCATTGGTGTTGGTAGTGGTTTGGATATCGGGAGCATTGTCCAGAAATTGGTGACGCTAGAGGGTCAGCCCGCCACCGACCAATTAAACGCAAGACAGAGTGCTGCGCAAACCCGTCTCAGCGCTCTCGGGACATTGAAGGGGGCGTTGTCTTCCTTCCAGACGGCCGTACAGAGCTTGAAGAGTTCCTCAACCTTTAGCGCTCTGGCGGCGACTTCCTCGAATACTGCGCTGTTTACCGCGACTGCCAACAGCAGCGCTGTGGCTGCGAACTATTCCATTGGTATTACGCAGCTGGCGCAGGCCCAGCGGCAGACGTCGGCCTCCCACGCAACTGCAGCGACGTTTGGCGTTGCGGGGGATACCCTGAATATCGCCGTTGGCGGGGTGGGCGTGAATGTCACTTTGGGCGCGGATACTACCCTTAGCGGGATTGCTGCGGCCGTCAACGGCACCGCGAATATCGGTGTGACTGCCAGCGTCATCAACGACGGCGCCGGCAATTCGTATTTGAGCTTTACCTCGAAATCCACCGGATCCGCTAACACAGTCAGCGTATCGGCTACCACGGCGGATCCTAACTTGACCGCTTTGGCTGGGGAGTTGTCGGTCGCGAACGGTTCCCTTCCTGTGGCTCAACAGGCCCAAAACGCGAGCTTCACGGTGAACGGCGTGACGGCTACATCCAGTAGCAATACGGTCACCGGCGTCATTCCCGGCGTAACCCTGACGTTGAATAGCGTCGGTGCGGCCGCAGCCACTCCTAATTTGAACGTTGCCGTGGACCAGACGGCTATCAATAAAAAAGTGGATGACTTCGTCGCCGCATATAACAGCCTGCAGCAGGTAACAAAAAACCTGGGGAATTACGACAGCTCAACCAAACAAGGTGGCCCGTTGGTTGGTGATTCGACGCTACGCTCGATAGTGGGCCAGGTGCGGAGTGACGCTACCGGCGTGGTATCGTCGGTGTCAGCCGGCAGCAATTACAACTCGCTGGCCATGCTGGGTATCCAGGTGGATCGATACGGCGTCATGTCGGTGGATAAAACCAAGTTGGCTGCCGCTGTAACTGCCAACAGTAATGCGTTGAGCGACGTGTTCTCCTCCTCCAATGGCGTGGCTGTTCGGTTGGATAGTCGGATTAGCTCTTATGTGCAGGCCGGCGGATTTTTGGATACGCAGACGACAGGACTCAACAAAACTCTGCGCGATGTGAGCCAGGGGCGTTTGGACTTGCAGAACCGTTTGGACGCATTCCAGGCTAGCCTACAAAAGCAATTTACCGCCATGGATGTGGCCGTGGGTACGATGAACAGCACGTCAAGTTGGTTAAGCAGCGCGCTAAGCAAATTGTAA